One Vigna unguiculata cultivar IT97K-499-35 chromosome 11, ASM411807v1, whole genome shotgun sequence DNA window includes the following coding sequences:
- the LOC114170628 gene encoding signaling peptide TAXIMIN 2-like — MEGEFCECRPLGFVIGLPFALLSLVFCPVGAIIWLLGSIMSCLCPCWKGCGELSNVGVSLVKFPIRVLRWFIEKIPC, encoded by the exons aTGGAAGGTGAATTTTGCGAGTGCAGACCATTGGGTTTCGTGATTGGGTTACCCTTCGCTCTGCTTTCATTGGTTTTTTGTCCTGTAGGTGCTATCATCTGGCTTCTTGG GTCAATAATGAGTTGTTTGTGTCCATGTTGGAAGGGTTGTGGAGAATTGAGCAATGTGGGTGTGAGTCTTGTAAAATTTCCAATTAGGGTTCTTAGATGGTTCATAGAAAAGATTCCTTGTTGA